AAGAGGTGGCATCCGACACGGGATCATCTCGCTCCTCGAGAAGAGGCGGCCGGATTCTAGCACCCGCCAGGCCGCTCGATGAGCGCGGCCGCGCGCTCGCCGGAGGCGGCGGCTCCCTCGAGCGTCGCGGGAAGCCCCGTGTCGGTCCAATCGCCGGCCAGCACCAGGTTCGGCACGGCGGTCTCCGCCTTAGGCCTCGACGCCAGGTTGTCCGGCGTGAAGCGCGCCGTCGCCTCGCGCTCCTTGATGACGCGCGACCTGACGAGCGCCGCGCCGCGGCTCCCCGGAAAGAACCGGCGGACCTCCTCCGTCGCGGTTCGGACGATCTCGTCGCGCCCGCGCTCGATCCAGTCGAACGCCGCGCTCCGCACGAGCGAGAGGTAGCCCGGCGGTCTGGCTCCCCCGATCCGGCCGCGGTCGAACACCCAGTGGACGGGAGAGCCCAGGAGCCCCGACATGCTGCGGTCCGCGACCTCGCGATCGAACCAGAGGTGGACGCCGACGATCGGGGACGCCCCCAGGGATCTCGCACGCTCGGCCCCGAAGTCGGACGCGCCGGGGGGCAGAAGCCCGGCGGCGGCGCGCGGAGGAACGGCGACCACCGCGGCGCCCCCCTCGTGCCGGCTCCCGTCCCGGCAGACCGCAGCCTCGAACCGTCCGTCGTGGCCGGTCTCGAGGCGCTCCACGAGCTTCCCCAGCAAGATCTCTCCACGGCGCTCGCCGAGGTACCTTGCCGCGGGCGCGGCGATCACCGCGTCGAGGCCGCGCGACGGGAAGCCGAGGCGCGACGCCGAGGGGCCGCCGAGGAGCGCGCGCCGCACCACTTCGGCGAGCAGCGAGGCGGGCGCGGTCTCGGGATCG
This portion of the Terriglobia bacterium genome encodes:
- the hpnE gene encoding hydroxysqualene dehydroxylase HpnE, translating into MRPDAIIVGAGCAGLAAAAVLAARGAKVRLLEAARAPGGRARSFVDPLTGDVEDNGQHLVIGCYESFLRFTSRTGGSAAIAFEPRLEVVMLRPGGGRATFRPAALPSPFGLLAGLARLDGFPLRDLATARAVARDVRSGGPRARGMTVAAWLASLGSSRAGRSVLWDPLTLAALNLDPETAPASLLAEVVRRALLGGPSASRLGFPSRGLDAVIAAPAARYLGERRGEILLGKLVERLETGHDGRFEAAVCRDGSRHEGGAAVVAVPPRAAAGLLPPGASDFGAERARSLGASPIVGVHLWFDREVADRSMSGLLGSPVHWVFDRGRIGGARPPGYLSLVRSAAFDWIERGRDEIVRTATEEVRRFFPGSRGAALVRSRVIKEREATARFTPDNLASRPKAETAVPNLVLAGDWTDTGLPATLEGAAASGERAAALIERPGGC